A genomic stretch from Bacillus sp. N1-1 includes:
- a CDS encoding LysR family transcriptional regulator, whose product MDQQLKVFVTVVDKRNFSRAAEELHMTQPAVSQYIKSLEESLGTKLLERNNRSVEMNKAGEIVYHHAIELLNLYSKMNYLLDDLTNRASGKLTIGASYTYGEYVLPHVIASIREKYPLITPAVTIGNSREIGDLVYSHQLDVGIIEGDYPARDMKVDSFTQDEMVIVAAPSHKNVGHGSTLENEMWIVREEGSGTREATEKMWELLSIVPSQKMAFGSTQLIKESVEAGIGIGILSKWTIRKELKLGTLKILELPNFRYTRTFSILMRSPFQTKVLEVFLDHIHSHHKT is encoded by the coding sequence TTGGATCAGCAATTAAAAGTGTTTGTTACAGTCGTCGATAAACGAAATTTCTCAAGAGCAGCTGAAGAACTACACATGACACAGCCTGCCGTTAGTCAATATATTAAAAGCTTAGAAGAGAGTCTTGGTACTAAGTTGCTGGAAAGAAACAACCGATCCGTAGAAATGAACAAAGCTGGTGAAATTGTTTATCATCATGCAATAGAGTTATTAAACTTATATTCAAAAATGAACTATTTATTGGATGACTTGACGAACCGAGCAAGTGGTAAACTGACAATCGGCGCAAGTTACACTTATGGTGAATATGTTTTGCCACATGTTATTGCCTCAATACGAGAAAAGTATCCTTTAATAACACCAGCTGTCACCATTGGAAATTCCAGAGAAATTGGAGATCTTGTTTATTCCCATCAGTTAGATGTTGGTATTATAGAAGGAGACTATCCAGCACGAGACATGAAAGTAGATAGTTTCACACAGGATGAAATGGTCATTGTAGCAGCCCCTTCACATAAGAATGTCGGTCATGGAAGCACTCTGGAAAATGAAATGTGGATTGTACGTGAAGAAGGTTCTGGAACGAGAGAAGCGACTGAGAAAATGTGGGAACTCCTATCGATTGTACCTTCTCAAAAAATGGCATTTGGAAGTACGCAACTCATTAAAGAGTCCGTCGAAGCTGGAATTGGAATAGGTATCCTATCAAAATGGACGATTCGAAAAGAATTAAAACTCGGAACACTAAAGATTCTCGAATTGCCCAATTTTAGATACACACGAACGTTTTCTATATTAATGCGCTCTCCTTTTCAAACGAAAGTTCTTGAAGTCTTTCTCGATCACATCCATTCTCATCATAAAACATAA
- a CDS encoding YeeE/YedE family protein: MEQPVHSSKTNLQLPFLKAPQKPVLTGGFLVIGLLALILLVDQGIQQFVLFALGLLLGYCLLHARFGFTSAFRQLLSVGNGTAIQSHMLMLAVASTLFAPILSNGFGLFGTTPTGYVFPVGTSVVVGSFLFGIGMQLGGGCASGTLYTVGWGKTEMLLTLFGFIVGSVIGAWHFDFWVNQMPSFQAISLAEDTGLGYFGAWIVQLALFGIIFFAVKFIAKKRQPPKMKPLPTTSGWKRIFRGSWPIWIAAIALAVLNALTLISRGNPWGITSAFALWGSKIALFLGIDVTQWGYWSGAKGEALQQSILTDSTSVMNFGVILGAFVAAGAGGAFIMRRVPFKLAAASIIGGLLMGYGARLAFGCNIGAYFGGIASFSLHGWVWMIVALAGSYLALYLRPIFGLKNPNKNDQFC, translated from the coding sequence ATGGAACAACCTGTTCACTCTTCAAAAACAAATTTACAGTTACCTTTCTTAAAAGCTCCTCAAAAGCCAGTTTTAACAGGAGGCTTTTTGGTCATTGGTCTACTCGCATTAATATTATTGGTGGACCAAGGTATACAGCAATTTGTCTTATTTGCCTTAGGATTATTACTTGGCTATTGTTTATTGCATGCAAGATTTGGTTTCACTTCTGCTTTCAGACAATTATTAAGTGTAGGAAATGGAACAGCAATTCAGTCGCATATGCTGATGCTTGCGGTAGCTAGCACGCTGTTTGCGCCGATTCTCTCTAACGGCTTTGGATTATTTGGAACGACTCCAACGGGATATGTATTTCCTGTTGGAACAAGCGTAGTGGTTGGTTCATTCTTATTTGGAATTGGGATGCAGCTAGGCGGCGGATGCGCTTCAGGTACGCTCTATACAGTAGGGTGGGGAAAAACTGAAATGCTACTTACTCTTTTCGGTTTTATCGTCGGATCTGTCATCGGTGCATGGCACTTTGATTTCTGGGTAAATCAAATGCCTTCTTTTCAAGCTATTTCCTTAGCTGAAGATACTGGATTAGGATATTTTGGTGCCTGGATTGTGCAACTTGCATTATTTGGGATTATCTTTTTCGCTGTAAAATTTATCGCTAAAAAACGACAGCCACCAAAAATGAAACCTCTTCCTACAACATCAGGATGGAAGCGAATTTTTCGTGGCTCATGGCCGATTTGGATTGCAGCAATCGCATTAGCTGTTTTAAATGCCCTCACATTGATATCGCGCGGTAATCCATGGGGAATTACATCCGCTTTTGCTTTATGGGGATCAAAAATCGCTTTGTTTCTTGGAATCGATGTAACACAATGGGGATATTGGTCAGGTGCGAAAGGTGAAGCACTCCAGCAATCGATTCTTACTGATTCAACAAGCGTCATGAACTTTGGTGTTATTCTTGGTGCATTTGTAGCAGCTGGCGCTGGCGGTGCCTTTATTATGAGGAGAGTGCCATTTAAGTTAGCAGCTGCATCCATCATTGGAGGACTCCTAATGGGATACGGTGCTAGACTAGCCTTCGGTTGTAATATAGGTGCCTATTTTGGCGGAATTGCTTCCTTTAGTCTCCACGGCTGGGTTTGGATGATCGTCGCTCTGGCAGGATCCTATCTTGCTCTTTATTTAAGACCAATTTTCGGTTTAAAGAACCCTAATAAAAATGATCAATTTTGTTAA
- a CDS encoding pirin family protein translates to MSQLRIQRFRVNQQGVGEFDGGKITEQKPIGFPGEGSEVKRVGPLFYWAWAKAEHEGYIPLHPHQGFEIITYVISGKAEHGDSLGTRSVVGAGGLQVMQTGSGVSHEEGFVGPDMQGFQIWFEPHLREALRRKPTYQQFEHEEFQTIVKDGVKVKEILGDDSPVSFETDALMWDVLIEDGIMFQQSLTKGRSLTVLVLDGAGELNEHVYEVKDFFVIDGEESVEMIVRAKEKTRLLMIEVPTSVSYPLLRK, encoded by the coding sequence ATGAGTCAATTGCGTATACAACGTTTTCGTGTAAATCAGCAGGGCGTAGGAGAATTTGATGGTGGTAAAATTACAGAACAAAAGCCAATTGGCTTTCCAGGGGAAGGATCAGAGGTAAAACGAGTTGGTCCTTTATTTTATTGGGCATGGGCTAAAGCAGAGCATGAAGGGTATATCCCTCTCCATCCACATCAAGGTTTTGAAATCATTACGTATGTTATTAGTGGCAAAGCAGAGCACGGAGACTCACTAGGAACTAGAAGCGTCGTGGGAGCCGGTGGCCTTCAAGTGATGCAAACAGGATCGGGTGTTTCTCATGAGGAAGGGTTCGTAGGTCCAGATATGCAAGGGTTTCAAATTTGGTTTGAGCCTCATTTACGAGAAGCGCTGCGACGCAAACCAACGTACCAACAGTTTGAACATGAAGAGTTTCAAACAATCGTTAAAGATGGAGTAAAAGTAAAAGAAATTCTAGGAGATGATTCCCCTGTTTCATTCGAAACAGATGCACTTATGTGGGATGTTTTGATAGAGGACGGAATTATGTTTCAACAATCCTTAACTAAAGGACGCTCGCTCACTGTTCTTGTTTTAGATGGTGCTGGTGAACTAAATGAGCATGTTTATGAAGTGAAAGATTTTTTTGTTATTGATGGGGAAGAAAGTGTTGAAATGATCGTTCGAGCTAAAGAAAAAACACGGCTTTTAATGATTGAGGTTCCGACATCAGTCAGTTATCCATTGCTTCGAAAATAA
- a CDS encoding aldo/keto reductase: MVKQWTTTTLHNDVEMPTLGLGVWKMENNDEVKTAVNAAIDAGYKAIDTAAAYKNEEGVGAAIKESSTPREELFITSKVWNDDQGYDSTLKAFEDTVSKLGIDTLDLYLIHWPVEGKYKETWKAMEKLYKDGRICAIGVSNFHPNHLEDLMKDAEIKPMVNQVEFHPLLNQKELREYCKQHSIQLEAWSPLAQGKLLDHEVVKEIAEQHGKSTAQVIIRWDLEHEVVTIPKSSNPDRIKQNFDVFDFELTQDNIRALDELNQNERMGPDPDNFDF, from the coding sequence ATGGTTAAACAATGGACAACTACAACATTGCATAATGACGTAGAAATGCCAACGCTTGGTCTTGGTGTTTGGAAAATGGAGAATAACGATGAAGTAAAAACAGCGGTCAATGCCGCAATTGATGCAGGTTATAAAGCGATTGATACTGCTGCTGCATACAAAAATGAAGAAGGTGTTGGTGCTGCTATTAAAGAAAGCAGTACACCACGTGAAGAACTTTTCATTACATCAAAAGTATGGAATGATGATCAGGGCTATGATTCAACCCTTAAAGCATTTGAAGACACGGTTTCAAAGCTTGGAATTGATACGTTAGATCTTTATTTAATTCATTGGCCTGTAGAGGGCAAATATAAAGAAACGTGGAAAGCGATGGAGAAACTCTACAAAGATGGTCGAATTTGTGCCATTGGTGTCAGCAATTTCCACCCCAATCACCTTGAAGATTTAATGAAAGATGCAGAAATTAAGCCGATGGTAAACCAGGTAGAATTTCATCCACTTCTAAATCAAAAAGAGCTTCGCGAGTATTGCAAACAGCATTCTATTCAACTAGAAGCATGGTCGCCGCTTGCTCAGGGAAAACTATTGGATCATGAAGTTGTGAAAGAAATTGCAGAACAGCACGGTAAATCTACTGCTCAAGTGATCATTCGCTGGGATCTTGAACATGAAGTAGTGACAATTCCTAAGTCGTCAAATCCCGACCGTATTAAACAAAACTTTGATGTTTTTGATTTTGAATTAACACAAGATAATATTCGCGCGCTTGATGAGTTAAACCAGAATGAACGAATGGGTCCTGATCCAGACAACTTTGATTTTTAA
- a CDS encoding putative sulfate exporter family transporter, producing MINTLRHQQSLPEPIRWILGIAFTFFIALLGYFLAMVPGFKLTGQLASAILIAIAYRQMAGYPEWLRKGITFSSKKLLRFAIILYGIKLNVSMILQDGLPILLLGALVIAFALLSSVWLSKVMNANKSITLLLGAGTGICGAAAIAAVAPIVEAKEEDTAIGVGIIALFGTIFSIGYTILRPFLPLTSSEYGVWSGISLHEVAHVALAAAPGGETALAMGLLAKLGRVFLLVPVCFLFMYLMKRKNKGTQQKVAFPWFLVGFVIMSLAGTFLLGPIIPFSDSAMNVVTEITTWCLTAAMVGLGLSVSLKDLKNKALKPMAIITIVSITLSLVTFFIVKWFY from the coding sequence ATGATCAACACGTTAAGACATCAGCAATCCCTACCGGAACCCATACGCTGGATTCTTGGTATTGCCTTCACGTTTTTTATTGCGTTATTAGGTTATTTTCTGGCCATGGTCCCAGGGTTTAAGCTTACTGGACAACTAGCCTCGGCGATTTTAATTGCGATCGCTTATCGACAAATGGCTGGCTATCCTGAATGGCTTAGAAAAGGCATCACATTTTCATCAAAAAAACTACTTAGGTTTGCGATCATTTTATATGGAATTAAATTAAATGTTAGTATGATTCTTCAAGATGGGTTACCGATTCTATTACTAGGAGCACTTGTTATTGCATTTGCTCTATTATCATCCGTTTGGCTTTCTAAAGTGATGAATGCTAATAAGTCTATTACGCTGCTTCTTGGTGCGGGTACAGGGATTTGCGGAGCTGCTGCAATTGCAGCTGTTGCGCCGATTGTTGAAGCGAAAGAAGAAGATACAGCAATCGGCGTTGGCATTATTGCTTTGTTTGGAACGATTTTTTCCATTGGGTACACCATTCTTCGCCCATTCCTTCCACTAACATCAAGCGAATATGGAGTATGGTCTGGAATTTCACTACATGAAGTCGCTCACGTTGCTCTAGCGGCAGCACCAGGAGGAGAAACTGCATTAGCAATGGGCTTACTCGCCAAGCTTGGAAGAGTTTTTCTCCTTGTCCCAGTATGTTTTTTATTTATGTATCTTATGAAACGCAAAAACAAGGGTACGCAACAAAAAGTTGCATTTCCATGGTTTTTAGTTGGCTTTGTGATTATGAGTCTTGCAGGAACATTTCTCCTCGGGCCCATTATTCCCTTCTCTGATTCAGCGATGAATGTTGTGACAGAGATTACGACGTGGTGTTTAACCGCTGCTATGGTAGGTCTTGGTTTAAGCGTTAGTTTAAAAGATTTAAAAAATAAAGCCCTGAAACCAATGGCGATTATCACAATCGTATCCATCACGCTCTCTCTTGTAACTTTCTTTATCGTTAAATGGTTTTACTAG
- the dacB gene encoding D-alanyl-D-alanine carboxypeptidase/D-alanyl-D-alanine-endopeptidase — protein MGCKQRKGTKGKWSSSLHRILSDHRLKGAIAGVSVRSAKTGDLFFHHNGDTRLTPASNMKLITGAAALEMLGSDYRFTTEVCTDGEIHDGTLIGNLYLRGKGDPTLLKEDFDQFVSQLKSIGVKRIEGNIVADESWFDDQHLSEDMIWSDEHEYYGAQISALTVSPNTDYDAGTIMVTVSGEEIGSAPEVVLHPKTSYVDIVNLATTVSSEEEGELFIKRNHGSNTIIISGTISQFGDPETNWIAVWNPAAYALDLFIESLLTHHITLSGKKEFASTPSHAKTLLSKKSMPLSELLIPFMKLSNNGHAEVLLKEMGRLHLGKGSFEAGLEVVKMFLRGEGLNPNNMCLRDGSGISQMNLIQPNELSKLLYTLQTKGWFSSFFDSLPVAGAPERYVGGTLRERLRQTSAENVIFAKTGSLIGVTSLSGYIKRKEPLVFSVIMNNFLDEEEMEKIEDEIMLILAGDVL, from the coding sequence ATGGGCTGTAAACAAAGGAAAGGCACAAAAGGAAAATGGTCATCATCTTTACATAGAATATTAAGCGATCATCGACTCAAAGGAGCAATTGCTGGGGTGAGCGTTCGGTCCGCAAAAACTGGGGATTTATTTTTTCATCATAATGGAGATACAAGACTAACCCCAGCTTCAAATATGAAGCTCATTACTGGAGCTGCTGCCCTCGAAATGCTTGGTTCTGATTACCGTTTTACAACTGAGGTTTGTACAGATGGCGAAATACACGACGGAACTTTAATCGGCAATCTTTATTTAAGAGGAAAGGGAGACCCTACTCTATTAAAAGAGGACTTTGATCAGTTTGTTAGTCAGCTTAAATCAATTGGTGTGAAAAGGATCGAAGGAAATATTGTAGCAGATGAATCATGGTTTGATGATCAGCATCTTTCTGAAGATATGATTTGGAGCGATGAGCACGAGTATTATGGAGCGCAAATTTCAGCGCTTACCGTTTCTCCAAATACCGATTACGATGCAGGAACCATTATGGTGACTGTTTCGGGAGAGGAAATCGGGAGTGCACCAGAAGTTGTGCTTCATCCTAAAACTAGTTATGTCGACATTGTTAATTTGGCAACGACCGTATCTTCTGAAGAAGAAGGAGAACTTTTTATTAAACGGAATCATGGGTCAAACACGATCATTATTTCAGGTACTATTTCACAGTTTGGTGATCCGGAAACGAATTGGATCGCCGTTTGGAATCCAGCAGCTTATGCTCTGGACCTTTTTATCGAATCGCTACTAACACATCACATCACTCTATCAGGAAAAAAAGAATTTGCGTCTACACCTAGCCATGCAAAAACACTTTTATCCAAGAAATCGATGCCGCTTTCTGAATTACTCATACCGTTCATGAAACTAAGTAATAATGGACACGCCGAAGTACTTTTAAAAGAAATGGGTAGGCTACATTTAGGAAAAGGAAGCTTTGAAGCAGGGTTAGAAGTCGTTAAGATGTTTTTGAGAGGTGAAGGATTAAATCCTAATAACATGTGTTTAAGAGACGGATCCGGCATCTCGCAAATGAACCTTATTCAACCAAACGAACTTTCGAAACTTTTATATACATTACAGACCAAGGGGTGGTTTTCATCGTTCTTTGATTCACTGCCAGTAGCAGGAGCTCCAGAACGGTACGTAGGGGGGACACTACGTGAGCGGTTAAGACAGACTTCTGCGGAAAATGTAATCTTCGCTAAAACTGGTTCTCTAATAGGGGTTACCTCGTTGTCCGGCTATATTAAAAGGAAAGAGCCTCTTGTTTTTTCAGTTATTATGAATAACTTTCTTGATGAAGAGGAAATGGAGAAAATCGAAGATGAAATCATGCTTATTTTAGCAGGTGACGTATTGTAA
- a CDS encoding DUF4395 family protein gives MVIEKAYFTIHEGLESKFEATFKEAVLYIAETKGYMNYRLLKSVETERKYVILIEWETLASHTEGFMSSDRFDKFTSLVDPFLENVEMEHLAPLHSDQKTHIFVGFLDAKNYTFDLKKGMVGYSYIPIRKVGFGMPSSIPRPLVRLNQSFIFIFATGFVFFSNWLFLMIPLIAGLMGLILHFNPVLKVGKRFLKKPLNQYIPEDAEQQNFNQKIAVSLLTISFIAHMFSIEWLAITAAVLVALASFIAILGFCIGCFVRFQWKQYQYKRSQHS, from the coding sequence TTGGTTATTGAAAAAGCTTATTTCACCATTCATGAAGGTCTTGAATCGAAATTTGAAGCGACATTTAAAGAAGCTGTACTTTACATTGCAGAAACAAAAGGATACATGAATTATCGCTTGTTGAAATCAGTTGAAACAGAGCGTAAATACGTCATTCTCATTGAGTGGGAGACACTTGCCTCACACACTGAAGGCTTTATGTCATCCGATCGATTTGATAAATTTACGTCTTTAGTGGATCCATTCCTTGAAAATGTAGAGATGGAGCATCTTGCACCCCTTCACTCAGATCAAAAAACCCACATCTTTGTGGGTTTTTTAGATGCAAAAAACTATACATTCGATTTAAAAAAGGGTATGGTAGGATATAGTTATATTCCTATAAGAAAGGTTGGTTTTGGAATGCCTTCATCTATCCCTAGACCACTAGTTCGGTTAAATCAATCGTTTATTTTTATATTTGCTACAGGTTTTGTATTCTTTTCAAATTGGCTTTTTCTCATGATCCCACTCATTGCTGGATTGATGGGCTTGATACTACATTTTAATCCAGTGCTTAAAGTGGGAAAACGATTTTTAAAAAAACCACTGAATCAATATATTCCTGAGGATGCCGAGCAACAAAATTTCAATCAAAAAATAGCAGTATCGCTTCTTACAATTTCTTTTATAGCTCACATGTTTTCCATTGAATGGTTAGCTATCACAGCTGCAGTCCTAGTAGCCTTAGCTTCGTTTATCGCTATTCTAGGGTTCTGTATTGGTTGTTTTGTTCGTTTTCAATGGAAGCAGTATCAATATAAACGGTCACAGCACTCTTAA
- a CDS encoding lysine N(6)-hydroxylase/L-ornithine N(5)-oxygenase family protein → MRENIYDLIGVGIGPFNLGLAALLDPINEVDALFFDQKHEFDWHPGMLIEGTRLQVPFMADLVTMADPTNPYSYLNYLKHQNRLYNFYFLQRLEMPRNEYNHYCQWAAGQLESCRFGTKVTSIVPVGDPVEHYEVVVENLESREVNTYYAKNMILGVGTVPSLPSSLQGMNEEDVFHSSTFLQHTNRCHEAKSITVIGSGQSSAEIFRELLKDRKEHGYSLHWMTRSQGFFPMEETRLSLEHFSPEYVDYFYDLPQDQKDDIFSGQQLLYKGISPHTITDIYNLLYEQSVGGEKMDVTLMPLTEVNGIKEKEDGTGYELECRQWQKNEKFLIESEVVVAGTGYRPLIPHCLEDLKHLIEWDEKGRYHVTKDYRLQLKKEANSNIFVHSGMQHTHGVGSTNLGLAVNRNKIIINELLGKEFYPILEGNIFQQFEVKE, encoded by the coding sequence ATGAGAGAGAATATTTATGACTTAATCGGTGTAGGAATTGGACCATTTAATTTAGGATTAGCTGCATTGTTGGATCCAATAAATGAAGTGGATGCCTTATTTTTTGATCAGAAACATGAATTTGATTGGCATCCAGGTATGTTAATTGAAGGAACCAGATTACAGGTACCTTTCATGGCGGATTTGGTCACAATGGCGGACCCAACAAATCCATATAGTTATTTAAATTATTTGAAACACCAAAACCGCTTATATAACTTTTATTTCTTGCAACGACTTGAAATGCCTCGAAATGAATATAACCACTATTGCCAATGGGCAGCAGGTCAGTTGGAAAGCTGCCGGTTTGGGACAAAAGTAACGAGCATTGTACCTGTAGGAGATCCAGTTGAACATTATGAAGTGGTTGTTGAAAACCTTGAATCGCGAGAAGTGAATACGTACTACGCTAAAAATATGATACTCGGTGTTGGAACCGTGCCTTCTTTACCTTCATCACTTCAGGGTATGAATGAAGAAGATGTATTTCATTCATCAACATTCCTTCAGCATACTAATCGCTGTCATGAGGCAAAAAGCATCACTGTTATTGGGTCAGGGCAGAGTTCTGCAGAAATTTTCAGGGAACTTTTGAAAGATCGAAAAGAGCATGGATATTCACTACATTGGATGACACGCTCACAAGGGTTTTTCCCAATGGAGGAAACCAGGTTAAGTCTTGAGCATTTTTCACCCGAGTATGTCGATTATTTCTATGACCTACCTCAGGATCAAAAAGATGACATTTTTAGCGGTCAACAACTTCTCTACAAAGGGATTAGTCCTCATACAATTACTGACATATATAACCTGTTATATGAACAGTCTGTAGGTGGCGAAAAGATGGATGTCACATTAATGCCGTTAACTGAAGTAAACGGGATCAAAGAAAAAGAAGACGGTACTGGTTATGAATTAGAATGTCGTCAGTGGCAGAAAAATGAAAAGTTTCTTATTGAAAGTGAAGTTGTTGTTGCGGGCACTGGATATCGTCCTTTAATTCCTCACTGCCTTGAAGATCTTAAGCATCTAATTGAGTGGGATGAAAAGGGACGCTACCATGTAACTAAGGATTACCGTCTTCAATTAAAGAAAGAAGCGAATTCGAACATCTTTGTACACAGCGGCATGCAACATACGCACGGAGTAGGATCAACAAATTTAGGACTTGCAGTTAATCGAAATAAAATCATTATTAATGAGCTTTTAGGAAAAGAGTTTTATCCGATTCTTGAAGGAAATATTTTTCAACAATTTGAAGTGAAAGAGTAG
- a CDS encoding acyl-CoA dehydrogenase family protein — protein sequence MNHLYHSYIKNDRQKKLLEMANTLADSFSVRADEIDKEGRFPFENFEELKNSGYVALTVPAKFGGKAIDLYEFVMLQERIATGDAATALSIGWHLGLMLEMRDEQTWSDDVFERLSRLIMKENALFNRAASEPATGSPTRGGMPQTKATEKDGKWIVNGRKSFTSMAPGLQYALVSAQIEDTGEKGFFLIDMNLLGVKVEEKWDTISMRGTRSDDLVLDDVLLPKDALVEGPQSPESKLPKAWLLHIPACYLGVAIAARNEAIAFASTYSPNSLPGPIKEVPEVQRKIGEMELELMRAREMMYSVALRWVSEPEKRSEMGPELAAVKHVATNSAANVVDQAMRIVGARALFKDNPMQRHYRDVRAGLHNPPMDDAVISMLAGNAISHYESS from the coding sequence ATGAACCACTTGTATCATTCTTATATAAAAAATGATCGGCAGAAGAAATTACTAGAGATGGCGAATACGCTCGCAGATTCGTTTTCAGTGAGGGCGGATGAAATCGACAAAGAAGGTCGTTTTCCTTTTGAGAATTTCGAAGAATTAAAGAACTCCGGATATGTTGCCTTAACTGTTCCAGCAAAGTTTGGTGGAAAAGCGATTGATTTATATGAATTTGTTATGCTTCAAGAGCGTATTGCAACAGGAGATGCTGCTACCGCGCTCTCGATTGGTTGGCACCTTGGGCTAATGCTTGAAATGAGAGACGAGCAAACGTGGTCAGATGACGTTTTTGAACGTCTTAGTCGTCTTATTATGAAAGAAAATGCTTTGTTTAATCGAGCCGCTTCTGAGCCTGCGACAGGAAGTCCGACCCGTGGTGGAATGCCACAAACGAAGGCAACAGAAAAAGATGGGAAATGGATTGTTAACGGACGAAAATCATTTACTTCAATGGCACCTGGACTTCAATACGCGCTCGTTTCTGCACAAATTGAAGATACAGGTGAAAAAGGCTTTTTCCTTATTGATATGAATCTGTTAGGTGTGAAGGTTGAAGAAAAATGGGATACGATCTCGATGAGAGGGACACGGAGTGATGATCTCGTACTAGACGATGTTCTCCTACCGAAGGATGCTTTAGTGGAGGGTCCTCAATCTCCTGAGAGTAAGCTACCAAAAGCGTGGCTTCTTCACATTCCTGCATGTTATTTAGGAGTTGCAATAGCTGCTCGAAATGAAGCGATCGCTTTTGCATCTACGTATTCTCCGAATAGCCTACCGGGGCCCATTAAAGAGGTACCTGAAGTGCAGCGGAAAATTGGCGAAATGGAACTAGAATTGATGCGAGCACGAGAAATGATGTACTCCGTTGCTTTAAGGTGGGTTTCGGAACCTGAAAAAAGGTCAGAAATGGGACCTGAATTAGCTGCTGTTAAACATGTTGCGACAAATAGTGCAGCTAATGTAGTAGATCAGGCAATGAGAATTGTTGGGGCTAGAGCGTTATTTAAAGACAATCCAATGCAACGACATTATCGAGACGTAAGAGCAGGTTTACACAATCCACCTATGGATGACGCTGTTATTTCAATGCTTGCAGGGAATGCCATCAGTCATTATGAATCTTCCTAA
- a CDS encoding nitric oxide synthase oxygenase, protein MENEQLIEKVFDFINQAYAELTIEPSRLEERKKEIMHEIKTTGSYTHTYDELSQGAKMAWRNSNKCIGRLFWNTMTVLDARYATKPKEVAGALLHHIRTATNGGKIKPTITIFQPGKVRVWNHQLIRYAGYETDKGIIGDPDSLAFTKEVMKLGWEGKGTQYDILPLVFSMDGASPSFIEIPNEDVLQVVIQHPEYDFAPLNARWYGVPIISDMRLEIGGISYDAAPFNGWYMGTEIGARNLADTDRYNLLPDVAKLLQLDTSSNASLWKDRALVELNRAVLYSYQNDGVSIVDHHTAAKQFQKFEQNEEKAERDVTGNWTWLIPPVSPATTHIFHKPYKNKIVTPNYFYQSKPY, encoded by the coding sequence ATGGAAAATGAGCAATTAATAGAAAAAGTATTTGATTTTATTAATCAAGCTTATGCTGAACTAACAATCGAACCATCTCGCTTAGAAGAGCGTAAAAAGGAAATTATGCATGAAATTAAGACAACAGGTTCCTATACACATACATATGACGAACTATCTCAAGGGGCTAAGATGGCCTGGAGAAACAGCAATAAGTGTATTGGTCGCCTATTCTGGAATACGATGACAGTGTTAGATGCAAGGTATGCTACGAAACCAAAAGAAGTAGCGGGTGCACTACTGCACCACATTCGCACCGCGACAAACGGGGGAAAAATCAAGCCAACAATTACTATTTTTCAGCCAGGTAAAGTTCGCGTTTGGAATCATCAGCTTATTCGCTATGCAGGTTATGAAACGGATAAAGGTATCATTGGGGACCCAGATTCACTCGCTTTTACTAAGGAAGTCATGAAACTTGGATGGGAAGGAAAGGGAACACAATATGATATACTTCCGCTTGTTTTCTCAATGGATGGAGCTTCACCAAGTTTCATTGAAATTCCTAATGAAGACGTACTACAGGTCGTAATCCAACACCCTGAATACGATTTTGCTCCTTTAAATGCCCGGTGGTATGGCGTGCCCATCATTTCAGATATGCGATTAGAAATTGGAGGTATTAGTTATGATGCTGCGCCATTTAATGGCTGGTATATGGGCACAGAAATAGGGGCAAGAAATTTAGCGGATACTGACCGGTACAATCTTTTGCCGGATGTAGCTAAACTCTTACAACTAGATACAAGTTCAAATGCATCTCTATGGAAAGATCGGGCATTAGTTGAACTAAATCGGGCTGTCCTTTATTCCTATCAAAATGATGGGGTAAGTATTGTTGATCATCATACAGCCGCAAAACAATTTCAAAAATTTGAGCAAAATGAAGAGAAGGCGGAGCGAGACGTTACTGGAAATTGGACATGGCTAATTCCACCTGTGTCGCCAGCTACTACTCATATCTTCCATAAACCTTACAAAAACAAAATTGTAACACCGAACTATTTTTATCAATCAAAACCTTATTAA